The Flavobacteriales bacterium genome includes the window TCTTCTTGCCTTGCATCTACCGAAGGTCGGACCGACCGCGCAAAAAGTCAAGATCATGGAAAACTGAGTTTTCAACAGGTATATTTGGGTTGTGCAACGGGCACAATGCCTAAAAGTATTGCGTGGGACGGTACGTCAGTCGGGCTCAGTTTCATTCTGCTGCGTTACCGTATCTCGAAAACTCAGTAGTTTCAAAACGCAATACTTTTAGGCGCACCGTTGGCGTGCATTGCGAAAACTAATTGAAGCATCTATCATTCATATTGTCAGGAGTATTCTTGTTCTGCACTTTAAGTGCATCTGGTCAAATCGACAAAAGGAGCTTGAATGGCGAAAAGTCAGGGGTTGTTAGAATGAAGGACATCTCGGACGATGAATTGGTAAGTTTCAAATCTGGAAACCACATCATTACATTCAATTTCGTTGACATAACGCAGAGTGACACATCACTCGTTTTTCCATTTGACAGATTACCAGCGGACACATTGACTTTTAGTGAACTTGCAGACAGAACGGAACGTGCTGGAGGAGAGAACTGGGATGAATACTCACTTAAATTCAAAGTCAAATTTCTAATCGACCGTGGGTTGGTTTCCGTTTATTCGACCTTTGAAAAAAAGTGGATTAAGAAGCTTTACAGGACAGTTGTTTATCGTGGAAATTATGAAGGGACTGATTACATCTACACTCAAGATGAACGTCTTGTATTCGAAGTTAATCGACCATTTATTGGATGCCCCAGCTTTTAAATAAAACATCGACACGCCAACAATGCCTAAAATCATTGCGTGGGACGGTACGTCAGTCGGTCTCGGTTCGGTTCTGCGCTGTCCGTGCGCGGGTCAGTCCGAGTGATCTTTGATCGTATCGAGGACTGTGGGAAGGCTAACCACACACTTCTCGATACGCGCTACGCGCACTCGAAGTGACCTAACGCATTATCTTGAGCGGAAACAGTTATAAGGCATTTAAGGATGACAATAAAACAAACAATGAACAATTTGAAAATATCAATTAGACTTTCAAAACTTAGCGACTTGACAGAGATGCAGAAAATGTTTGTGGACACCATTTCGACAATCTGCAAAGACGACTATTCGCCAGAACAAATTAAGGTATGGACTTCTTCCATTGAAAACACTCAACGTTGGACAGACAAATTGACTTCACAATATTTTCTTATTGCAGAGCTTGACAATAAAATTGTCGGATACGCTTCATTGGAGAATAACGACTACTTTGACTTTTTATATGTTCACAAAGACTACCAGAGACAAGGTATTGCCGACAGACTTTATTCAGAAATCGAAAAAGAAGCAATTAAGCGAAATGCAACTATTCTAAATTCAGACGTAAGCGAAACAGCAAGACGGTTTTTTGAGAAAAAGGGGTTTAAAATAATAACACCACAGACAAACATTATCAAGGGCGTTGAAATCGTAAACTATAAAATGACCAAGACATTATGATTTTACTTACTGAACTCCGTTCAGAACCAATAAAAGCGACCTATAACAGCAGCTAAATCCCTACTTCTTCTTCTCACTTTGCTGCACCACCCCGCCTGAAACGATGAATTTCATCACTTCGGTAGAAGGCATATCGAGAAACTCCACGTGCTCCCTGCGCACAGCCATTTGGTTACCCATAACGCCATACGAGTACGGGAAATAGACGGAGATGTAATCTTCGGAGAGCTTGAGATCCTTGAGGTCGTGGCGGGTTACAAAACCGAACTTGTACTGTTCGGGGTCGCGCTGCACCAACACTTTTACGGGCTTGCCCATCTTATCCTCCTTCCCGAAGAAAACGGTTATGAGATCCTTTACCGCAAAGTAGATGACCTTGACCAGCGGGGCGCGTTTCATCAGTTCATCGAACCACGCCACAGCCGACCGCGACACTAAATGCGCAATGAGGTAGCCCAGCATGGCCAGCCACAGAAAGGAGAACAGCAGTCCGAAGCCGGGGATATGATACGGAAGCAGTTCGGAGAAGAGCGGTTCGAAGAGGTCATCGAGCAGCGTAACGAACCACACGATAACGAAAATGGTGACCGCAATGGGCATGATGAACAACAGCCCTTGCAGGAAATACCCGAACGCACGTCTTACAAAATTCTTCATGGTCTATGGTGATTGTCTGCTTTCCTACACGGAAGGGTGGGTGGGTTTGTTACTGGTTATTGGTTATTGAGTGATCCGAATTCGATGTACAAGTACCCTAAATAACTCAATAACCGAATAACTCAATAACTCGTTAAGCATCGCTTTGCATATCATCATTCGAGCTATTCTCCAATTCTTCCTGCGTCTTTTTGGGCAAGCTACCAACCACAAGGTTGTATGAGTCCAGCACCCATTGCCGTGCCTGCTCATCGGTAATGGAACCGTCAAATACAACGGTGTTCCAATGTTTCTTGCTCATGTGGTAACCGGGCCGTACGCCCGAGAATTCCTCGCGCAGTTCGATGGCCTTTTCGGGGTCGCATTTTGCATTGAACTGCAACGGATTGTTCTCCAACGCTGCCAAGCAGAACATCTTTCCCATCACCTTAAAAACCAGCGTGGATTCATCGAACGGAAAACCCTCCTCCACCCCTTTCAGGTTCAGACAGCATTCGCGGAGTTCTTCGATGTTCATGGGTTACTGATTACGGATCAATACGAATATACGAACAGGTTCAATGCTCCTTCAACGCACCGAAATAGCGAGTATTCATTAATTCTATATAGTCTTCAATTGAAGGAAGTCCTACTTCCATTCTCCGTTCGTTCAAACCCTCCCGATCCATTACGGGTTTTGGTTCAAAAGAGGTACTGTCAGGATTTAACGTTACCTGTGTACCATAGGTCTGCTGTTCTCCACGGTTGATGGCCAGTCTATCAAAAAGGTATGCGTAGTTAAGAGCAGGGGCATTTCCCTTATCTACCTCAATCTTCATCTGTTGAAGTACCGCTTCTTGAAATTCCACGTCCTTATCCTGATGCTGAACCAGAAGCCAAAACCTTGTGCAGCCTTCTTTGCCCACTTTATCATATCCGAGAAATCCATACTTGTGAAACAGAGCTTCTATAACTGAACCGTTCAGGCTATCGGTCAGTTGCATGTTCCTTGAAACTGTTTCCTTATCAAATCCAACCTCTCTACCATTTTCCAATTCCCTTGAAATACCTCTCCATCGCTGGTCTTCCGCAACCATAGAATCCAATAGCGATGTGAGGGTGGAATCTACTTGTGCAACCACACTATTGCACAGAAGCATCGATACCGATATCAATATTGCATTAAGTACAGACATTCAGAACATAAATCACAGGCCGGCTCGGAGCAGCATCATTCTCAAAAGGAGCAACCTGCAGATTGAGCAGGTAGAGGCCATCTTTCGCTTCCTGCGGAATGAACGCCAACTCGGTTACCGTGCAATCCATCCGAGGCGCTTCGGGATAGTTCCAAAAAGCCTTATGACCGAGCAGTTTGCCTCCATCCTCTTCCCTATCGATACTGGGTAGGTCGAGTATGAGATGGCGGCAACCGTTTGAAACCAACTTTGCCACGGTCTCATGATGCAGGTAAGGCGGATTCGTTCCCGAATACATGCGGTTGTGCTTGCTCTCGTCATTCGGTAGCGTTCGGATAATGATGGCGTCCGTTCTGGTCAGTTCTGGAAGTTGGTCAGGCATCACCACCCTGTCGCCACCAGGCATCTCTTTCGGTTGGACCGTGATAAGTTGCGCAACGCAATGGAACTGCTTGAAATACTGGTTCACACTAAAAACCTCCTTGTCGATATGACCGACACATTCGGTATGCGTGCCATTGCCATGCGGGTTGAAGAAGATGTCGCGGTAATTGACCGAAGCACCTTTCTCCACCGCCCCGACCCAATCGCCCATCACGTAGGGTTCCATGGTAACGGGTTTGGCGTAATAAGCGTTCAGCTTCCCTTCCACCGAAACAGGAATGGACAGGTCGATACCTTGGGCAAGGTCGGCCGTGTACTGTTTTCCGTTATGTGAGAGGGTCACCTTCATCAGTTCGCCCAGGTGTTTATCCAGTCCGTGTTCTTGTCGGCCTCAACTGTATTCTCTTCTGCATCTTTCAACTCCCAAAGCAGGTCAAGGCCGCTGCGTTTCTCCACTTCGTCAATGGTTACCACTTTGGTGACCAACGCATCGTTGCGCCCACTGTTCTGATCCATGATAAAAGCTGCATGTTCAAATGTGGATTTGCCCGTTGGCAGAATCACCACTTTCCAGTAACCGCTGGGTACCTTGTGCTCCTCGTTGGCCTTTGGCAGTGGCGGCATATCCCGTTCGTAAAGCGGACCGGTCATTACGTAAACCGTTCCGTGCTTCAGCACCAGCTCGCGCACGGCATTCTCCAACTTCACCCACGGACCTTGGTTCAGATCCGATTTCTGGGGAGTGATGTTGCTAAGTAGATTCGTCTGCGAGGCATCCAGCGAATGCTTGAACGAACCCAACGGAGCCTGATGTCCGCGCTCGTAATCCTGTGCCGCATTGGCTCCTGAATAATCAGAGGCTTCCAAGGTCTCATCATCATCCAACCACTCTTCGGAGTGCCAGTTGCGCTCCAGTCCGAGGTCGCCATCCACTTCATGCACAGTTAGCCGATATGCGACCCAATCGGCAAACTTGGTGTCATCGTTACTGCTCAGCACGTAGATGTCGTGAAAGATGAGATCATTGGTTGCTGGAGCCCCGTACGGAAACCCCATGAAGAAATGTTTGCAATGGATCTCGGGTCTTGTCTGCGCCATGGTGGCGACAACGGACAAACTGAGAATGAATGTGAGAACGCTCCTCATAACCGCAATTTGGGTCTAAGGTAGAATGGTGTGGTCGGAAATAAAGAAGCCCCGCTCATTAGTTATGAACGGGGCTTCCACTTTTTCAGTTCAGAATTACTTCACAAGCACCAATCTTTCCTGAATGCTCCTTTCGCCATCCACCACAATGCGGAGCATGTAAACGCCATCCGCCTCGGCAGAAAGATTCAGCATATATCGGCCGCTGAGGCCAGGCAGCTGCGCCATTTCAACCACTTGGCGACCAAGCAGATCGCGTACCTCCAACTCTACTTTAGACTGATGGTCCAACGAGTAATTGACCGTGAACATACCGGTTGATGGGTTCGGGAACACATCCATCGTCAATCCATATTCCTCAATACCTGTGGCACATGGCGAATCATCGCTATACGTGTACTCAGACGTGAAGCTGGTGAGCTCACAACCATTGGCATCTACCAGATGAACCGTGTAGTTACCGCTTTGAGTAGGACAGTAGAATGACTCTGTGGCACCTGCTATCGGAGCTCCATTGAGCGACCATTGGTATGAAACGGCTGAATCGTTTGAGCAATAAAGCACACCATCGGAACCTGCGGTGATGGTCGGATTCTGCACATCATAGTATGATAGATACACCGTGTCCGTGTTGCTCACGCAACCATCCGCATTGACCACACTCAGCCAGTAGGTGGCCGGAGTTGAGACCGTGATACTTGGAACAGAAGCCCCTGTGCTCCAGTTGTACTGCGCATAACCAGCTGCAGCGCTCAACACAACTGCATCTCCTGGACAAACCTGAACATCGCCCGAAGGATCGATCTGAATCTCGAATGGTGCACCTTCACCGATCACCACGCTACCGACAACAGTACATCCGTTGGCATCTGAAACTGTTACGGAGTAAGATCCCGCGGCCAACGCATTCGGATCGAATCCGCCCCAGTTCGGTGTGTATGGAGCCGTTCCGCCCGTTGTTGTGACGGTAGCTGTTCCATCGCTTCCGCTCGCACACGAGGCATCGGTTCCGGTAACCGAAACAGACATCTCCACCACATCCACAAAGAAGGTACACGTGGCCGTATTGCCGTTGTTATCCGTTGCAATGATGGTCGCGTTCAACTGAGACGTGATGGCTGAACCAGCCAAGGGCGATTGTGTCAATGTAACTGTTCCGCATGCATCGCTGGCAGTTGCCATGGCCGTGTAATCTGGAACCGTGAATTCGCAGTTGGCATCCAGGTTCAACAATTGATCGGCCGGACATGTGACCGTTGGGTTTGTGCTGTCCTCCAATGTCACATCAAATTCACAAGTGACCGAATTACCGGCATCATCAGCAACAGTGATCGTTACTGTTTGAACGCCTCCTGCGGTCAGCGAAGTTCCACTTGCCGGCACCTGCGTTATCTGAAGTGTGGCATCGCAGTTATCCGAAGCTTCCACATCACCAATGTAGTTCGCCAATGTAGCTTGGCAGTTAGCATTCAGGGCAACTGTCTGGTTGGATGGACAGACCGTGATAACCGGATCGGTCACATCCTGCGGTAGCACCGCGAACGAACATGTGGCGGTGTTTCCATTACCGTCATCAGCAGTAAGTGTTATGGCAGTACTTGAAAGAATGAAGGTACTTGCCGGTGGGAATTGCGATACCGAAACCGTTGACCCACAGTTGTCGGCCGTGGTGGCCATTGATGTATAATCCGGCAACAGGAACTGACAGTTGGCATCCAGATCGGCCGTTTGGTTTGATGGACATGTGATGGTAGGATCCACATCATCTATCGGAGTCACATCAAACGTACAGGTGGCATCATTTCCAAATGCATCTTCCACTGTTATGGTTACCGTGGTTCCTGCCGAAATGGTGCTACCGGCCACTGGTGACTGTGAACCGCTTACAACACCGCAGTTATCAGAATACTGCACCAACGGGCCATAATCTGGCACTTGATATTCGCAGTTGGCATTCACGGAAACCTGCTGATCGGCAGGACATGTGACCGTTGGAGGAGTATTGTCCGAAGGAATGATCTGGAACGAACAGTTAGATCCGTTTCCATTGCCATCTGATGCCGTCAGAAAGATGGTCTCGGTCTGCGCGATCAGATCTCCTGGCTGGCCACCTTGTCCACCAGATTGGCCTCCGAGTCCTTGAGTTACGATGATCTGCGAAGCGCAGTTGTCTGAAACGGTGGCAAGTCCTGTGTAATCAACCAACTCGAATGCACAGTTGGCATTGAATGTCACTTGCATATCACCAGGACAGGTTATAACCGGAGACGTTGTATCTGCTGGAGTAATATTGAATGAACAAGAGCCTATATTTCCGTTTCCATCATCGCCAGAAAGGGTGATCTGAGCGGTACCGCTGACCAATGTTCCAGCCGCTGGGCTCTGCTGAATCACGATTGTTCCAGAGCAGTTATCCGTAGCTGTTGCAAATCCTGCATAATCTTGAATTTCAAACTGACAGTTGGAATTGAAATAGACCGACTGATCTGGTGCACAGGTCAGGTCAGGAGCAGTATGATCGGCAGGATTGACCATGAACACACAGCTGGTGGCATTTCCAGCACCATCCGTCACAGTCATCGTGATCTGGGTGGAAGTGCTGATGGCTGCTGGAGGCGCTGGCGACTGAGTTGTTGTCAGAATACTTGAACAGTTATCCGAAGATGTCACCAAGCTTCTCATATCCGTCAGCGCATATTCGCAGTTCTGGTCGAAATCCACGTCCATATCTGCCGGACAGGTAATGTCTGGTGCGATATTGTCCTCTGGCATCACCAAGAAGACGCAACTTCCTGTATTGCCACTTTGATCGGCTGCTGTGAGAGTAACAACCGTGTTGGAGGTGAACGAAACTCCTGCCGCAGGCACTTGCGTGACCGTGAATGTAGTACTGCAATTGTCAGAAGGCGTTCCATCACCTGTATAATCTGCCAATGCAAATGCACAGTTCGAATCGAAATCGACTGTTTGATCGGATGGACAGACGATTGTCGGTGGCGTGTGGTCGGATGGAACGACATTGAACGTACAAGACGTGCTGTTTCCATTGTCATCCTCCGAAGTAAGCGTAACCGTTACCGAACCGGAGATCAACGTTCCAACTACAGGGTTCTGGGTGATCGTTGGACTACCATCGCAGTTGTCAGAAGAACCGGCCTGCGTTGTGTAATCTGGCAGCTCGTAGAAGCAACTTGCATCAAACTCAACTGCCTGATTGCCCAAACATGTAATGCTCGGAGCGATGTTGTCCTCCAGCGTAATGCTGAAATTACATGTCGAGGTATTTCCGTAATCGTCTTCAGCAGTTACCGTCACAGTTGTCTGTGTATTGATGATGGTTCCAATAGCTGGGCTTTGCGACAGCGTTGCTCCACCGCAGTTGTCGGTCACATTCGACTGAAGCGTGTAATCAGGCAACGTGAACTGACAGTTGATATCGGAACCGACCACTTGATTGGCAGGACATACCACCACAGGTGGCGTTGCATCGATCACATCGAACGTACAACTCGCATCATTTCCTGCTCCATCCGTAGCTGTCAACGTAACAGTTGTAACCCCTGAAATGGTTGTACCAGCCGTTGGCGATTGAGAAACCGCAGGCGTACCGTTACAGTTATCGGTCGTTACCAACAAACCTGTGTAATCCGGAATCTGCAACTGGCAGATCGCATCGAAATTCTCGAATTGATCTGAAGGACACGTAACAAGCGGTGCCTCATTATCTGTTACCGTTACGGTGAAGCTACACGTTCCTGTGTTTCCATGGCCATCGTTGGCAGAATACTCCACCGTAGTTGTTCCCAACGGGAATGAACCTCCGCTTGCCGGACCCGATTGGAGTACAGCAACCAGGCCGCTACCGCAGTTATCGGCCACGGTCGGTGTTCCGTAGGTAACCGTTGCTTGGCATGTAGAATGCGCCACATTGGCCGTAATGTCTGAAGGACATGTCAGCACAGGGTCTTCCGTATCGTTCACCGTTACGGTGAAGCTGCATGTGCTTGAGTTTCCACTACCATCAACCGCAGCGTAAACCACAGTAGAAGTACCTAATGGGAAAGACGAACCGGATACCAACCCGGAGCTAAGTGTCGGTGTTATGCTTCCCGTGCAGTTATCTGTCACGGTTGGCGCAGAATAGGTCACCACCGCATCACAGCTTCCAGCATCGTTGTCAGTCGTGATGTTGCTTGGACATGTGATAACTGGAGCCTCATTGTCAGTCACTGTTACATCGAAGCTGCAAGAGCCCGTGTTTCCGTTGCCATCATCTCCACTATAGGTTACCGTAGTTGTTCCAACCGGGAAGTTGGAACCGGAGGCCAGACCCGCGTCAAGCGTAGGCGTGATCGGAGAAGTACAGTTGTCAGTAACGGTTGGTGTTGAATACGTGACATCCGCACCACACGTGTTTGCAGCTACGTTCATGGTAATGTCCGAAGGACAGGTCACAACCGGATCCTCAGTATCGTTCACGGTCACGTCAAACTCACATGTAGTTGTGTTTCCGTTGCCATCATCGGCCGTGTAAACAACCGTCAGTGTTCCCGTAGAGAAAATGGTTCCACTGGCCTGACCGGATGTCAATGTCGGAACGATCACTCCCGCACAGTTGTCTATGGATGTGATGGTGGCGTATGTGATCAGCGCACCGCATGTTCCCTGATCTGTTCCCTGAACAATATCAGACGGACAATCGAAAATGGTTGGAACCGTATTGTCTTCCGGTGTTACCGTGAACGTACATGTTCCTGTGTTGCCAGCGTCATCTGTTCCGGTAAGTGTGATCGTGTTGGCACTTCCAATGACCGAACCGGCATTTGGAGATTGCGATACAGCAACCGTTGGATCACAGTTGTCTGCCGTAGTGGCCAAACCAGTATAATCCAGCAGAATGAATTGGCACGTGGCGTTCAGATCCACCGTCATATCCGAAG containing:
- a CDS encoding GNAT family N-acetyltransferase; translation: MNNLKISIRLSKLSDLTEMQKMFVDTISTICKDDYSPEQIKVWTSSIENTQRWTDKLTSQYFLIAELDNKIVGYASLENNDYFDFLYVHKDYQRQGIADRLYSEIEKEAIKRNATILNSDVSETARRFFEKKGFKIITPQTNIIKGVEIVNYKMTKTL
- a CDS encoding DUF502 domain-containing protein translates to MKNFVRRAFGYFLQGLLFIMPIAVTIFVIVWFVTLLDDLFEPLFSELLPYHIPGFGLLFSFLWLAMLGYLIAHLVSRSAVAWFDELMKRAPLVKVIYFAVKDLITVFFGKEDKMGKPVKVLVQRDPEQYKFGFVTRHDLKDLKLSEDYISVYFPYSYGVMGNQMAVRREHVEFLDMPSTEVMKFIVSGGVVQQSEKKK
- a CDS encoding MmcQ/YjbR family DNA-binding protein yields the protein MNIEELRECCLNLKGVEEGFPFDESTLVFKVMGKMFCLAALENNPLQFNAKCDPEKAIELREEFSGVRPGYHMSKKHWNTVVFDGSITDEQARQWVLDSYNLVVGSLPKKTQEELENSSNDDMQSDA
- a CDS encoding cyclase family protein, which codes for MKVTLSHNGKQYTADLAQGIDLSIPVSVEGKLNAYYAKPVTMEPYVMGDWVGAVEKGASVNYRDIFFNPHGNGTHTECVGHIDKEVFSVNQYFKQFHCVAQLITVQPKEMPGGDRVVMPDQLPELTRTDAIIIRTLPNDESKHNRMYSGTNPPYLHHETVAKLVSNGCRHLILDLPSIDREEDGGKLLGHKAFWNYPEAPRMDCTVTELAFIPQEAKDGLYLLNLQVAPFENDAAPSRPVIYVLNVCT
- a CDS encoding DNA/RNA non-specific endonuclease; this encodes MRSVLTFILSLSVVATMAQTRPEIHCKHFFMGFPYGAPATNDLIFHDIYVLSSNDDTKFADWVAYRLTVHEVDGDLGLERNWHSEEWLDDDETLEASDYSGANAAQDYERGHQAPLGSFKHSLDASQTNLLSNITPQKSDLNQGPWVKLENAVRELVLKHGTVYVMTGPLYERDMPPLPKANEEHKVPSGYWKVVILPTGKSTFEHAAFIMDQNSGRNDALVTKVVTIDEVEKRSGLDLLWELKDAEENTVEADKNTDWINTWAN